A section of the Jaculus jaculus isolate mJacJac1 chromosome 6, mJacJac1.mat.Y.cur, whole genome shotgun sequence genome encodes:
- the Nopchap1 gene encoding NOP protein chaperone 1, with protein sequence MEVGSEEPCCSSASTSSGASSGVSVSKELLSVGSEGRGGLWDKLLINSKPDPKKTSTLQTFRIQRSPLLDQVQTFLPQMAEANEKLRREMAIAPPDSFNIENTDGNPGKVIQMDVALIEMNQSDSKEEDSSTESSQDSSEDSSDSDDEVTIENIKLPNSDAGKGKIEVLDGPPHKKKKQ encoded by the exons ATGGAGGTGGGCAGTGAGGAGCCGTGCTGCTCGAGCGCTTCTACGTCTTCTGGGGCCTCCTCTGGGGTCTCGGTGTCCAAGGAGCTGCTGTCGGTGGGCAGCGAAGGCCGAGGAG GTTTATGGGACAAGTTGCTTATCAATTCTAAGCCTGATCCTAAAAAGACCTCCACTCTTCAAACATTTCGCATCCAGAGGAGTCCTT TATTGGACCAAGTCCAGACCTTTCTCCCACAGATGGCTGAGGCAAATGAAAAACTAAGAAGAGAAATGGCAATTGCTCCACCAGATAGTTTTAATATTGAAAATACTGATGGAAATCCTGGAAAAGTTATACAGATG GACGTGGCCTTGATTGAGATGAATCAGTCAGATTCAAAAGAAGAGGACAGTTCCACCGAGAGTTCACAGGACAGCTCAGAGGACAGTTCAGACTCTGACGATGAAGTCACCATAGAAAACATTAAGCTCCCCAATTCGGATGCAGGCAAAGGCAAGATTGAAGTTTTGGATGGTCCaccacataaaaaaaagaaacagtga